TAATCTTTAAAAAGGACCAAACCTCCCAAAATTGTTCTATGATTGACATCGTGCATATTTTATGGGACCTTCACAAAACGCTGCTTCCCTGGGATAAGCGTATCGAGGATGAATTTTTTGAAAGATTTGTAAGGATATACAGCAAAGCCAGCAATCTGAAAGGCAGAAAAAAGGACAAGAAAGTCAAAAAGAGAATGGGAGAAAGGAGCGTATCGCAGTTCTGCTATGATGAGCAAAGGAAACTGCCTTTGGGGGCACTTTATGGAAAGCCTCCTGTTCCAGTACTCGATTATTCAGGTTTACCCCAGAAACTAATAGATGGGATAGATTTCTCCAAATATTTCATCAGATCAAAAGATGGACATTATGAGCCAGGGCCTTCGCCCGAAGCACTTGAGCATATTGCAGATGTCAGAAGCCTTTTCAGCTATCTAAAGACAAAGGACATACATTCATCAATCCTCACAAATGACCTGAAGCCAAGGACAATTGAACTAATCCAGCTTCTCGGACTCAGCGAGGATGATTTCTCACTCATAATCACCCCAGATGGCATTGGGTTCCCAAAGAGATACTTCTCATTCCACCGTAAGGTGTTTGACCAAGCAACAATCGCATGCTATGTGAAAGCAGCCACATTAATACAAGAATTTGAGGCATCAAATGGCAGAAGCAATGTCCGGCCTAACCAGATCCTATATGTGGATGATAATCGCCTTTACTGCCTTGAACCTGCAGCAGCCACTGGCATGCAGACATTATGGCTGACAGATTCAGAAATCTATGTACCTGGCCCAAAATTCCAATACAACTCAGTCAGAGGCCTGGAAAACCTGCTGAGAAAGTGAGATATGCAAGACAGGTCTGATTGGATGCATTAAATCCAATGAACCCAAATCTGGACCCATATAACGAAAATGGTTTGACTATCTTATAGTCAGTCCTATCTCTGCCCTAAAGGGCGGAGTATTACAGGCTCACATTAATGTCACACCATTGCAAAAATGTGCACATTTTTGAGACCCTAAAATGAATTTTATGGTTTTCGGGATTGAAAACCACGAAAATCCCGAAATTTTCGGGGTGATCAGAAATCAAGGATTTCTGACATCTCGACCTAAAGGTCGGGGCATTATCCATCCCACAAAAATCTCGCTTGTCGAGATTTTCAATAATATCCAGGTCCAAACAAATCCTGATCCTGACATTATCTTGATCCCGACAATATCCTCCCCAACTATATCCAGATCCTGACAATACTCCAATGCAAAAAATATCTCAGCAGAAAAAAAGCTCTGCAGAAAAGACATATCCGGAATTCTGATGCAAAAGAAAATAGAAATGGCCATTAGAAAAAGAGAGAAAGAAAAAGAGAAAGATAAAGAAAAAGACCCCCCAGTCACCTGGAGGGCTGAAAGACGTTTCTCCCATTAATGCAATTCCCAAGAACTAACCTGCTTCATCCCATCCTTCCATAAAAGCTATTTCCAGAGGTGTGAGATCTTCTTCGAAAAAATCATCCTCCTCCATAGCTTTCAGGTTTGCATTATTGGAGAGTAATTTAGTGAGCTTTTTTTTCATATGTGACACCCCTTTAGGTAATTAATATTAGAACAGATAATTATATATATCTATTCGATATACCATATATAACATATAATATGCATATAGTTATTATGTATTTGTATGATTACTGGTATTCAGAAGGCCAGTTTTTAAGATGGGGGGACAGATTTGGAATATCGCAAGATAATCGGATTTGGCAGAAGTTCTTTTGTAATATCAATCCCTAAAAGCTGGATAACCAGGAATAACCTGAAAAAAGGGGATATGATCTATCTTGAGGACAAAGGGGATGAACTGGCTTTTTCGCTCGGCCAGAAAGAAGATGATGAAAGGGAGATCAGGGATTATGTCAAAGACATATCAGGCATAAAACCATATGAGCTATGCAGGCATATCATCCCTGCCTACATAAACAACCATAATTCTATCAGACTGAAGGCAAAGGATCTCGCCCTCAAGTCATCCGAAGTCAAAGAAGTCCTCAGGGAACTAATGGCTCTTGAGATAATGGAAGAGACCAAGGACATGATAGTCGCAAGGGATTTCATCTCCATGAAGAAGGTCAATATCCCGACACTCATCAGGAAGATGGACAACATCACAAGAGGGATGATCAGCGACTGCATAAGCATGATGGACAGGCCGGAGATCCTGGAGAGCCTGACAGAGAGGGACAAGAACATAAACCGGCTCACCTACCTCATATTCAGGACCATAAAATACGGCATGACAAATCCCACAGCAGCAAAATCATACAACCTCACAAATGACGAGCTGCTGAAGCTATGGCTTGTGACAGACAGGATAGAAAAGATAGCTGACAATATAAAGAGAATCAGCAGGCTGCTCGCAAAGGCAGAACTGAGACCTGAGACAAAGGAACAGATCTCAGCCATATGCAAGAGGATGGAAGAATTCTACAAAGACAACATGAAAGGATTCTACTCAAACGACCATGAACTGCTCTACAAATGCGTGAGGACAAAGAAAGACATCATCATGGAAATCGACAAGATCATCGAAGAGCCCCACCAGAAATACCTTCCGAATATATGTGAAAACCTGAAGATAAACATAGGCCAGATCAATGATATCGCCTGGCACACCTTTGGGAGATAGACCCAGAGAGCATCACAGTCTCCCACACCAAAAAGAGGTAAATCATGTCCCTATTAGACGACCAGACCAAAATGGAAACAGACACAGAACAGAAGGATTCAGAAGATAAGGGGTTCATATGCAACCGAAGCAGCCATTATCTTGAAGAAAGCGCATGCTACATAGGAAGGGATCTTCAGCGCGTGCTTCCCGACTCCTTTGTAGACGAAGTCCTGTTCCATGACTGCTACTGGAACAACCATGTTACACCAAAGCTGAGAGTGCTGAAACCCCATCTTAACCCATCAAACATAAACCTGTTCGCCGTGACCGCAGACAATATCACAAACAACCTGGGAAGGCCCGGCAAGAGGACGGTGGTCGAGCTCGGGCTCTACTTCAATACACTGGAACACGCAGCAAAGACCAGGGAGACAGCAGAATATTCTGCAAAATTGGCAGGGAAGATCTATTGGCACAAGAGGAAGAATGTCCTCAAAGAAAGGTCTGAAGAGCTTGACCCCTGGAATGAGCTGGCAGCAATGATGTTCGGCAGAGAGATAGGGCTCAGATTCATCTACCCACTTGATTTCTTCGTATTCAGAGAAAAATCCAGAGATGTGATAGGGAGCGAATTTGCAAAGTTCTTTGTCATGGAATACACAGAAAAGAAACTGGAGATTGAGATGTATAAGCTGGTTGGCAAAAATATACGCGAAAAATTTGATGAATACAATGCTGCAATCGCTGAATCATATGATAAGGATGAGGACCCCTCAGATAGATCCAAAGCCTCAGCCAGAGCAAACAAAGCGGAAGCTGATCTAAAAAAGCTTGAAGACAGGAACAGAAACCTCATAGAAATGGCCCTGGAAAGCATAGCCTACAATAATGTTATGGGAACAAAAAATTTTGAGACATTCGAGCGAATCAGAAGCCTGATACTTAAAAGGAGCAGAACATCATATTATATGCTCCCCCACGAGAAGCATTATTTGCTGGATGAGACCCTCCCGGACAACTTCGTAGAAGAGTATTACAGACCAAACTACCAAGGCAGCGTCAATAGTGCGATCAGATTCTGGACATTATGGTGGTTCAGCGAAAAGGTCCAGGGCGAAACAGAGCAGGAAAGGATAGAATGGCTCAAAGAATTCTCTCTCAACAATGAGGACCTTGAAAAAAGGATAACAAGAGCAGCACACCACATCACAGGGTGGCTCGGAGACACAAGCCAGTATGTATTCTCACATAATGACACCACACTCAGGCATGCGTTCCTGAAAGAACAGACTGAAGATGAAGAGAAAGAAGATGTGTTCTGGTACGACCTTGAGAAAGCCGGCGCAAGGAGATTTGGCTATGACGCAGTGCAGGTGCTGAACAGCAGAGTCCTAGAGCTTGGCACCAATGAATTCCTTGAATACATGGGGGAATATTTCAGGAGGGCTTACAACCAATCAGGAGGGAGATTTGAATCAATCAGAGGCAAGGATGTACTATTGGACAGCAAGGATTTCGACGGCAAGACCAGCCTTGAAGATAGGCTGGTGAGCGCCAGATTAGGGGATATCCGCATACATCCAGGGCTGAGATATCACATCAAAGCGAGCCTCTATATGAAAATACATGACTCACTGCACCACATCAAGAACGCAGTGCTCGGCCATATAATAAACAGGACTGACCGGCAGATATTCCACTATGCACCAAATGAACTGGACCTCGGAACAAAGATATTCTCTAAGCCGATGATAGAATTCTACAGGAGGGTCCTCAAAGAGGACCTGCTCTTCATAGATAAACACAAAGACCAGCTCGGCTTCACAAAAGATGAGATAAAGAAGCTGCTCGAGCTGCTGGACATCCTTAAATGCGTAACATTCAGATTCGAAGAACATGGTGTCAAGACAGAATACAGCCCCAACCTGATAGACACAGAAGTCAGCTGAAGATTAGCCAAATGACCAGAAATCAAGATGTGCCGTAACCAGGATCCAGAAGATATGCCCACATATATCAGTAACGCAAGACAATAAACAGGTATCTGATCCTATACTCCCCTGGATGAACCCCTCCCGATATCTCTCCTGTAAGTCATGCCAGGAAAACTGACAAGACCTTGTTCCACAATAGAATATCCCCTTTCAGAAGCCTGAGATAAGGTGTTTCCTGTCGACATTACATACATCACCCTCCCTCCTTCTGTAACAAGGCGCCGACCGGCGTCCCTTGCCACACCTGCATAGGCCAGACTTGTGCCCTGAGGCAGACAATCAGAAATCCTGATAGGCCAACCCTTATGATAGGCTCCGGGGTAACCATAGGACGCAAGGCTCAGACAGTGTGAATAACCATCACGCCAACTTATCTCGGCTTCTGGAAGTCTTCCCTTAGCTGCCCCCATCAGCAGAGGGAACAGGTCAGACTCCATCAGCGCCATCTGTGCTTGAGTCTCCGGATCACCGAACCGGCAGTTTATCTCCAGCACTTTCGGCCCGTCATCAGTCAGAATGATC
Above is a genomic segment from Candidatus Woesearchaeota archaeon containing:
- a CDS encoding HAD family hydrolase gives rise to the protein MIDIVHILWDLHKTLLPWDKRIEDEFFERFVRIYSKASNLKGRKKDKKVKKRMGERSVSQFCYDEQRKLPLGALYGKPPVPVLDYSGLPQKLIDGIDFSKYFIRSKDGHYEPGPSPEALEHIADVRSLFSYLKTKDIHSSILTNDLKPRTIELIQLLGLSEDDFSLIITPDGIGFPKRYFSFHRKVFDQATIACYVKAATLIQEFEASNGRSNVRPNQILYVDDNRLYCLEPAAATGMQTLWLTDSEIYVPGPKFQYNSVRGLENLLRK